A stretch of Coccidioides posadasii str. Silveira chromosome 2, complete sequence DNA encodes these proteins:
- a CDS encoding uncharacterized protein (EggNog:ENOG410PGPY~COG:A~BUSCO:2829at33183) has protein sequence MASDLPTQKCFRLAVEGCGHGKLHEIYDSVKKSAEAKGWDGVDLVIIGGDFQAVRNSNDMACMAVPAKYKKIGDFHEYYSGARVAPYLTIFVGGNHEASNHLFELYYGGWVAPNIYYLGAANVIRCGPLRIAGMSGIWKGYDYRRQHFERLPYGDDALRSIYHVREIDVRKLLQVRTQVDIGISHDWPQAIEWTGDVDDLFRRKPHFVKDAESGKLGSPAVRYVLDRLRPAHWFSAHLHVKYTSTLEHKAYSPPRAVNAHNIDTKSQQSRMKDPAKDPEPEEVMVKPMQACVTRPEMMTPGAAAYSDRRPVTYNTQLQSSEQDRINAWRGFYEVASKREAEENAEYLKAADEFRRRVDAGEIEKPKSNIDYQVTWKKVVTDDGLSREVSDVVRTKAEDEINQVQKETAPSPVKNADEIDLEMESASETAETPNEALDASITKQNLSTQLETTASMPMPPAQFDGVSDELREQLPASFQKRDKTQDKAIAEEELPEGITNKATQFLALDKCEPHRKFLELLEIFPVSESDHTDEQRPYQLEYDKEWLAITRVFAEGFVVGKKSQVPIDKGSAFYKPKIIDAEAWVEENIVKEGKMVVPHNFTITAPVYEPSVPVTTPEQPFEYLNPQTTRFCEMLGIANPFEQSEEERAEQEAAIRQANDRRKSESAHSGRRAGFRGGRGGGWGRGNGGYGGRGGWQGGRGRGRGGP, from the exons GGACATGGAAAACTACATGAGATCTATGACTCAGTAAAGAAATCGGCTGAGGCCAAGGGTTGGGATGGTGTGGATTTGGTTATTATTGGGGGTGATTTTCAA GCTGTCAGAAACTCCAATGACATGGCTTGCATGGCTGTTCCAGCAAAATATAAGAAAATTGGTGATTTTCATGAGTACTATAGCGGTGCTCGAGTCGCACCTTATCTGACTATCTTCGTGGGAGGCAATCACGAAGCAAGCAATCATCTTTTCGAGCTATATTATGGAGGTTGGGTCGCACCCAATATTTATTACCTTGGCGCCGCAAATGTCATTCGATGCGGACCCTTGAGAATTGCCGGGATGTCGGGAATCTGGAAAGGCTATGACTATCGCCGCCAGCATTTTGAAAGGTTGCCATATGGCGATGACGCATTACGTTCTATCTATCATGTTAGGGAGATCGACGTCCGCAAGCTACTCCAAGTTCGCACACAAGTTGACATCGGAATTAGTCACGATTGGCCGCAGGCTATTGAATGGACTGGTGATGTCGATGATCTATTCCGCAGAAAGCCTCATTTTGTCAAAGATGCAGAGTCTGGAAAGCTTGGAAGTCCCGCAGTGCGATATGTTCTTGACCGCTTGCGACCAGCTCATTGGTTTTCTGCACACTTGCATGTGAAATACACTTCCACCCTGGAGCATAAGGCCTATTCTCCTCCTAGAGCAGTCAATGCTCACAACATTGACACAAAATCACAGCAGTCGCGCATGAAAGATCCCGCCAAAGATCCAGAACCTGAGGAAGTTATGGTGAAGCCAATGCAAGCGTGCGTCACAAGACCTGAGATGATGACTCCAGGCGCCGCAGCATACTCTGACAGGCGACCTGTTACTTATAACACTCAGCTTCAGAGCAGTGAACAGGACCGTATAAATGCCTGGAGAGGATTTTATGAGGTGGCCTCAAAAAgggaagctgaagaaaatgcTGAATATTTGAAAGCTGCCGATGAGTTTAGACGTCGTGTCGATGCTGGGGAAATCGAAAAACCTAAGTCCAATATTGACTATCAGGTGACCTGGAAGAAAGTTGTTACTGATGATGGCCTCTCGCGAGAAGTTTCAGACGTTGTGAGAACCAAAGCTGAGGATGAAATTAACCAAGTTCAGAAAGAGACTGCCCCTTCTCCTGTAAAAAATGCAGACGAAATAGACCTTGAGATGGAATCTGCATCAGAAACGGCTGAGACACCAAACGAAGCTCTTGATGCCTCTATCACAAAGCAAAACCTTTCCACCCAATTGGAAACTACAGCCTCCATGCCCATGCCACCTGCACAATTTGATGGAGTCTCAGATGAACTTCGTGAACAACTGCCAGCCAGTTTTCAAAAACGTGACAAAACACAGGACAAGGCCATAGCTGAGGAAGAGCTTCCAGAAGGTATTACAAACAAGGCAACCCAATTTTTGGCCCTGGACAAATGTGAGCCGCACAGAAAATTCCTGGAGCTGCTCGAGATATTTCCTGTGTCTGAAAGCGACCACACTGATGAACAACGTCCATACCAACTTGAATATGATAAAGAATGGCTTGCGATCACACGTGTTTTTGCTGAGGGATTCGTGGTAGGGAAGAAGTCACAGGTTCCCATTGACAAAGGGAGCGCATTTTATAAACCAAAAATCATTGATGCTGAGGCCTGGGTTGAAGAAAATATTGTCAAGGAAGGCAAGATGGTTGTTCCACACAACTTCACCATCACAGCACCTGTCTATGAACCCTCTGTTCCTGTCACCACTCCTGAGCAGCCGTTCGAGTACTTGAATCCCCAGACCACTCGATTCTGCGAAATGCTAGGCATCGCAAATCCATTTGAGcaatctgaagaagagcgCGCTGAACAAGAAGCAGCTATCAGACAGGCCAACGATCGCCGAAAATCGGAGTCGGCTCATTCCGGTCGTCGGGCAGGCTTTCGAGGAGGTCGTGGCGGCGGCTGGGGACGTGGAAACGGTGGGTACGGCGGCCGAGGCGGTTGGCAAGGAGGTCGCGGAAGAGGACGCGGTGGGCCGTAA